A region from the Beduinella massiliensis genome encodes:
- a CDS encoding phosphorelay protein: MSLNEFYTEMGADWRQVLCRFQSEQQIRRFLFQLREDQSFAHLSRALCLRDRDAAFHAAHALMGLCRNLSLLPLERSSGALTRALQDGATEQEVASLYSAVQDDHARILKAIEGLN, encoded by the coding sequence ATGAGCTTGAACGAATTCTACACGGAGATGGGCGCGGATTGGCGGCAGGTGCTTTGCCGTTTTCAAAGTGAACAGCAAATCCGGCGGTTTCTTTTTCAGCTTCGAGAGGATCAAAGCTTTGCGCACCTGTCCCGCGCCCTTTGCCTGCGGGATCGGGACGCGGCCTTTCACGCGGCGCATGCGCTGATGGGACTGTGCCGAAACCTGAGCCTGCTGCCTCTGGAGCGTTCCAGCGGCGCGCTTACGCGGGCGCTGCAGGACGGCGCCACCGAGCAGGAGGTTGCTTCCCTGTACAGTGCGGTTCAGGACGATCACGCGCGGATTCTCAAAGCCATCGAAGGGTTGAATTGA
- a CDS encoding alpha/beta hydrolase fold domain-containing protein: MDAYLQDNCTELEMTRWTKRPAMLVVPGGAYQFISEREGEPVALRYAAAGFQTFVLHYSVNARFEETLLDIAEAMRQLRTSAAAWRIHPRQIAVLGSSAGGNLALWLAAGTRRGGMGIAGMSGDPAQLRPNALVLCYPAVTGAGCAPAFVQTMPKQPVLAQAEGMPPAFLWATQEDKTVPVDGLLQLAARMNQARVPVELHVYQRGDHGLATADRATGRESAHVAGWVQLSIDWLFEQFGL, encoded by the coding sequence ATGGACGCTTACCTGCAGGATAACTGCACGGAACTAGAGATGACCCGATGGACGAAGCGTCCGGCGATGCTGGTGGTTCCGGGCGGTGCGTACCAATTCATTTCCGAGCGCGAGGGAGAACCTGTCGCGCTGCGATACGCTGCGGCGGGTTTCCAGACATTTGTACTGCACTACAGCGTGAATGCCCGCTTTGAAGAGACCCTTCTGGACATCGCGGAGGCCATGCGGCAGCTGCGCACGTCGGCAGCTGCGTGGAGAATCCATCCGCGGCAGATTGCCGTCTTGGGCAGCAGCGCGGGAGGGAACCTCGCCCTGTGGCTGGCGGCTGGGACGCGGCGGGGCGGAATGGGCATAGCGGGTATGAGCGGGGATCCGGCGCAGCTTCGGCCCAACGCGCTGGTGCTGTGCTATCCGGCCGTAACGGGGGCGGGGTGCGCGCCCGCCTTCGTGCAGACGATGCCCAAACAGCCGGTTTTGGCACAGGCGGAAGGGATGCCGCCCGCCTTTCTATGGGCGACGCAGGAAGATAAGACCGTGCCTGTGGACGGGCTGCTGCAGCTCGCGGCGCGGATGAACCAGGCCAGGGTACCCGTCGAGCTGCACGTCTATCAGCGCGGGGATCATGGCCTTGCGACGGCGGACCGCGCGACAGGGAGAGAAAGCGCACATGTGGCGGGCTGGGTGCAGCTGAGCATCGACTGGCTCTTTGAACAATTTGGCCTCTAA